One Weissella coleopterorum DNA segment encodes these proteins:
- the yajC gene encoding preprotein translocase subunit YajC: MSQSLLIFVAFIALMYFMMIRPQQKTAKKRQNMLNELKPGSEIVTIGGLHGKVDSLDTNTFTLDADGVFLTFERSAIRTVVENKDLTESVETNVAPVEVKNEKIVDNADSEKEDAISNKED; the protein is encoded by the coding sequence ATGTCACAGAGTTTATTGATTTTTGTTGCCTTCATCGCTTTGATGTATTTTATGATGATTCGACCACAACAAAAGACGGCGAAGAAGCGCCAAAATATGTTAAATGAATTAAAGCCTGGTTCTGAAATTGTCACCATCGGTGGCTTACATGGGAAAGTTGATTCACTTGATACGAATACATTTACCCTTGATGCTGATGGTGTATTTTTAACCTTTGAACGTTCAGCAATTCGTACAGTAGTTGAAAACAAGGATCTTACTGAATCGGTAGAAACTAATGTTGCTCCTGTTGAAGTAAAAAACGAAAAAATTGTAGATAATGCAGATTCTGAAAAAGAAGATGCTATCTCTAATAAGGAAGATTAA
- the tgt gene encoding tRNA guanosine(34) transglycosylase Tgt translates to MNDPHRPVIYELLHVEKHTGARLGRIYTRHGVVHTPMFMPVGTQAAVKNVSPRDLEDINSQFILSNTYHLWVRPGDELIAKAGGLHNFMQWNGPILTDSGGFQVWSLSKNNKISEEGVDFKNHVDGSQMFLSPEVAMSIQNNLGSDIMMQLDEAIPYFESYDYVKNSVERTTRWAKRAKIAHARADDQALFGIIQGAGFKDLRKLSADGLIDLDLPGYAVGGLSVGESKEEMNRVLDFTVDWMPADKPRYLMGVAAPDSLIDSAIRGIDMFDCVLPTRIARNGSLMTKHGRIVITNGKYKDDFSLIDEDTEDYGSNNFTKAYLHHLFKANELYGQNIASVHNLRYLLKLMEEMREAIYHDELLDFRAQVLEDYGYNKPNARLF, encoded by the coding sequence ATGAATGATCCTCATCGTCCAGTAATTTATGAATTATTACATGTTGAAAAACATACCGGTGCACGGTTAGGTCGTATTTATACTCGCCACGGAGTGGTACATACACCAATGTTTATGCCAGTAGGAACTCAGGCAGCGGTTAAAAATGTATCACCACGAGATTTAGAAGATATTAATTCTCAATTTATTTTGTCTAACACATACCATCTTTGGGTTCGCCCGGGGGATGAATTAATTGCCAAAGCAGGTGGTTTGCATAATTTCATGCAATGGAATGGTCCAATTTTAACGGATTCAGGTGGTTTCCAAGTTTGGTCACTTTCTAAAAATAATAAAATTTCCGAAGAAGGAGTTGATTTCAAGAATCACGTTGATGGTTCACAAATGTTCTTATCTCCTGAAGTAGCTATGTCGATTCAAAATAATCTTGGATCAGACATTATGATGCAACTTGATGAAGCGATTCCATATTTTGAATCTTATGATTATGTTAAAAATTCAGTCGAAAGAACTACTCGTTGGGCCAAGCGTGCCAAAATAGCACACGCCAGAGCTGATGATCAGGCTTTATTTGGAATCATTCAAGGGGCAGGATTTAAAGATTTGCGAAAATTATCTGCTGACGGTTTAATTGACTTGGATTTGCCGGGCTATGCGGTTGGCGGTCTTTCGGTCGGAGAATCCAAAGAGGAAATGAACCGCGTGCTTGATTTTACGGTTGATTGGATGCCTGCTGATAAACCACGTTATTTAATGGGTGTGGCAGCTCCGGATTCCTTAATTGACTCTGCGATTCGTGGAATTGATATGTTTGATTGTGTATTACCTACTCGAATTGCTCGAAATGGTTCATTGATGACTAAGCATGGACGAATTGTAATTACGAATGGAAAATATAAAGATGATTTTAGCCTAATTGATGAAGATACAGAGGATTATGGCTCAAATAATTTTACGAAGGCTTATTTGCATCACTTATTTAAAGCTAATGAATTGTATGGTCAAAATATTGCATCTGTTCACAATTTAAGATATCTGTTAAAGTTAATGGAAGAGATGCGCGAGGCAATTTATCATGATGAATTGTTAGACTTTAGAGCGCAAGTTTTAGAAGACTATGGTTATAATAAACCGAATGCACGGTTGTTTTAA
- the dinB gene encoding DNA polymerase IV, producing MADLFEIPLKLNSERQIIHIDMDAFYAQIEMRDHPEYRHEAIILANDPRLTGGRGVVATANYQARQLGVHSAMSAAEAMRLAPNARFVVPNFKLYRQTSKMVHEIFHRYTKRIEPIAFDEAYLDVTNDLEHFESALELAHHLQQTIFDELHLTSSVGVSYNKFMAKLASEHNKPVGFTFIDVTQIREFLNVLPIQDIRGIGKKTIPKMNELGIYTGYDLFQQSQATLSDHFGRSGYDFYQRIRGVDDRNVEWQRERKSIGNERTYGPFLASESSVFEALRYLADLLENSTKQEKKHGKTLVLKVRDAEFTTETRRRTNLEFIDNRADLFYELALELWDELGGFQEPIRLLGLTLTNLSPITFTDVPLDLYGV from the coding sequence ATGGCCGATTTATTTGAAATTCCATTAAAATTGAATAGTGAACGACAGATTATTCATATTGATATGGATGCTTTTTATGCGCAAATAGAAATGCGAGATCATCCTGAATATAGACACGAAGCAATTATTTTAGCAAATGATCCCCGCCTAACCGGTGGAAGGGGCGTAGTGGCAACCGCCAATTATCAAGCTCGTCAACTGGGGGTACATTCAGCAATGAGTGCAGCAGAGGCCATGCGATTAGCTCCTAATGCTCGTTTTGTAGTGCCAAATTTTAAATTATATCGGCAAACCTCAAAAATGGTGCATGAAATTTTTCATCGTTACACAAAGCGAATTGAACCAATTGCGTTTGATGAAGCATATTTAGATGTGACAAATGATTTAGAGCACTTTGAATCAGCGTTGGAATTGGCCCATCATCTCCAACAAACAATTTTTGATGAATTACATTTAACTTCATCAGTAGGAGTTTCTTATAATAAATTTATGGCTAAACTAGCTTCAGAACACAATAAACCAGTAGGCTTTACGTTTATCGATGTCACACAAATCCGTGAATTTTTAAATGTCTTACCTATTCAAGATATTCGGGGGATTGGTAAAAAAACAATCCCTAAGATGAATGAATTAGGGATTTATACGGGATATGACCTATTTCAACAAAGCCAAGCAACTTTGAGTGACCATTTTGGACGTTCGGGTTATGACTTTTATCAAAGAATTCGAGGCGTTGATGATCGTAATGTTGAATGGCAGCGAGAGCGAAAATCAATTGGTAACGAAAGAACCTATGGTCCTTTTTTAGCAAGTGAAAGTAGCGTTTTTGAAGCATTACGGTACTTGGCAGATTTATTGGAAAATTCGACGAAGCAGGAAAAAAAGCATGGTAAAACTTTAGTTTTAAAAGTTCGTGATGCAGAATTTACAACTGAAACAAGGCGCCGAACTAATCTAGAATTCATTGACAACCGTGCTGATTTATTTTATGAATTGGCATTAGAGCTTTGGGATGAATTAGGTGGGTTTCAAGAACCGATTCGGTTGTTAGGACTAACATTAACAAATTTATCACCAATTACTTTTACAGATGTTCCGCTTGATTTATATGGGGTTTAA